TCGAGCTCCATCGCCTCGGGGTCTCCACCGGCGGCCAGCAGGGATTGCTCCTGCAGGCGGCGCCGCTGCTCCACCGGATCGGTGAGCTCGCTGTAGGCGGTGCCCAGCTCGATGCCCCAAGCGACCAGGTCCCAACGCTCGGCGACACCGTGCTGGCTGCGATGCGGCCGAGTCAACGGCGACACCGACGTCGGAAAATCGATGTAGAACGTCGGTTGTTCGGTGCGGCACTCGACGAGGTGTTCGTAGAGCTCCAGCACCACCGCGCCAGCATCCCACTGGGCGCGATAGGGAATGTGAACGGCGTCGCATAGCTTGCGGAGAGTCGGTAGGCCGGTGTCGGCGTCGATGCGTTCACCGAGCGCTTCGGAAATCGCATCATGGACCGTCTGCACCGGCCATACGCCGGAGATGTCGACCGGTTCGAGGCGGTCGTGGGTGCCGTCGGAGCCTTTGTCAGTCCGGGGCCGCATCGCGATGGGCGCCCCGTTGGCGGCCTGAGCGGCGTTCTGGATGAGTTCGCGGCAGCCGTCGATCCACTCCAGGTAGTCGGCATGCGCTTGATAGGCCTCCAGCAGGGTGAACTCCGGGTTGTGGCTGAAATCGACACCTTCGTTGCGAAAGGCGCGGCCGAGCTCGAAAACCCGCTCCACGCCTCCGACGCATAGGCGCTTGAGGTAGAGCTCTGGTGCGATGCGCAGGAACAGGTCCATGGAATAGGTGTTGATGTGAGTGACGAACGGTCGGGCGGTGGCTCCGCCGTGCACCTGCTGCAGGATCGGCGTTTCGACTTCGATGAATCCCTTGGCGAACAGCGTCTCGCGGATGGCGCGCAACACGCTGCTGCGAGCCGTGATCAGCGCACGGGACTCGACGTTGACCGCGAGGTCCACATAGCGGGTCCGGACCCGGGCTTCGGGGTCGAGCAGCCCCTTCCACTTATTTGGCAACGGCCGCAAGCACTTACCGATCAGGCGCCAGCCGCTGACGATTAACGACCGAGTTCCGGTCTTGCTGGCACCCATGTGCCCGGTCATCTCCACCAGGTCACCCAGATCGATCGTCGCGTTGAAGTCCGTGGTGCGGCCCTGTTCCAGACGTGAATTGTCCAGCAGCACTTGCATTTCGCCTGACCAGTCGCGTAGCTGGGTGAACAACACCCCGCCGTAGTTCCGTATTCGGAGGATGCGTCCGGACACCGAGACACTGGCCTGGTCGTCTGCGTCCAACGCCTGTGCGACCGTGTGACTGGGCGGTTGGCCTACGGGATAGGCGTCAATGCCGCTGTCCCGCAGCTTCTTTAGCTTGTTGAACCGAACTCGCACCTGCTCGGGCAGGCGGCGTTCGGCCTCGTCGCCATTCGTGAGGTCCGCTTGCCGCAGCTCGCTCACGTCCGGTGCCGAGCCGTCGCGGTGCAATAGGCCGGTGGCCGCCAACCGCTCGGGTACGGCCGGATGATGCCCGGTGTGTACTCTGTCGCGCCGACTGAATGGCAGCACGAGGAAACCCTCTGCGATCACCGAGGCGACGCCCACCCGGGGAATCACTCGGGCGTCTTCGTAGCAGGCGTAGCGCGGTACCCATTCGGGTTGGTACTTCATGTTCGACCGGTAGAGCGTCTCGAGCTGCCACCATCGGGAGAAGAAAATCAGCAGCCCCCGCCATAACCGGGCGATCGGGCCGGCGCCGAGTTGGGCGCCCTGCTCGAAGGCTGCGCGAAACATCGCGAAGTTCAGCGAAATACGACTGATACCAAGGCTCTCAGCGTGCAAGGCGAGCTCGCTGACCATGAGTTCGATGGTGCCGTTAGGGGATTGCGGAGAACGACGCATCAAATCCAGGGAGACACCGGTGGTTCCCCACGGCACCAGCGACAGGATCGCCACCACCTGGTTCTGCGGATCTATGGCCTCCACCAGCAGGGAGTCGGAGTCCGCTGGGTCGCCGAGGCGGCCCAGCGCCATCGAGAAGCCACGCTCGGTTTCGGTGTCTCGCCAGGCATCCGCACGCGTGCAGGTTTGCGTCATCTCGTCTTCGGAAATGTCGCGATGCCGTCGGAGGCGCACCGTCAAACCCGCCCGGCGGGCCCGCGTCACAGCCTGGCGCACCGCCCGCATCTCGGGGCCGGACAACTTGAAATCGGCTGGCCGCAGGATCGCCTCGTCACCCAGCTCGAGTGCGTTCAGTCCCGCTTCGCGATATGTCTGGGCCCCTTGCAAACTGGCGCCCATAACACCGGGTGCCCAGCCATAGGTCTGGCACAGCCGTAGCCAGGCGTCGACGGCCTGCGGCCATGCCCTGGGGTCACCTATCGGGTCGCCGCTGGCCAGGCAGACGCCGACCTCGACGCGATAGGTAATACACGCGCGGCCGCTGGGTGCGAATACCACCGACTTGTCGCGCCGGGTGGCGAAATAGCCCAGGGAGTCGTTCTTCCCGTATAGCTCCAGTAGCCCGCGGATAGCGGATTCGTCCTCTCCGGTCAGCGCATTGTCGGCCCGCTGCGATAGGAACAAGACGACCGCGGCAGCTATCAGAGCGAACGCCCCGAACAACCCGAAGATCGCGTTGAGCAGGACGTGCGGCCTGCCCGTGAACAGATCGGGATCGGCGAGGGCGAATCCGACCACCCGGTTGGCCACGTAACCCAACCGCTCTTCCGGCGCAAGCGATCCGGGGAACAGTTCGACCAGCCCCCATGACGCCAGGATTCCGACCACCGCGCCGGCGAGCCACACCGCCGCCGCCCTGAACAACGCGCCCTTGCGGACCTTCGCCCAGAACTCCCGATAGCCCAGCAACAGAACGACAGTTGCCACGACGTGCACGGCGAATCCGAGGTTCTCGCCCAGGATCTCGGCCGCGGTGTTGCCGCCCGCGGCGATATCGGCCACGTTGACGACCGCGGCAATGCCCATATTTGCCAGCAAAACCAACCAGGCAATGCGTTTGCGCGCCGTCAACGCGGCGGCCAGCAATACCAGCACAAAGGACCAGGCGAAGCTGGTGTCGGGGAAGTTGAACAGATAGTCGTTGATGAACTCGCGCGGAACCTTGATGATCCATCGAATCAACGGCGACACACTGGCGAGTAGCGACAGGGACGCGATCACGCCGACGGTCCAGCCGGCTGCCGCGGGAACCCAGTGATACCGGGAGTTCGGCCTACGCGCCGCGCGAGGCTTAGTGAGTGTCACAGACCGCGAGGATATTCCGAAAAGCCGGGAAATTCCCGGCGATGCAGCCAATTGTCGGACCGGATTGGCGCGTAACGGCCGCAGCCGAAGCCGGCTGGTTGACCGGATGACGCGTCATGGCTGTTAGACTGGACGCTGCGACCATCCCGGCGAAGGCCAGGGACAGTTAAGTGGAGTCCCACTCCCACCGCAAGCCACGAGATCGTTGAACGCTTTCTCAAGGCTCAGCGGTCCGGTCACAGGCATCTCGGAATGCCTGTTCTGCGCGCTGCGCAGGCGGCTTTGGGCCGCGATCGGTCGGCATTGGGCCCTGCTTGTGCAGGGCTTTTTTGCTGATTATTGGGTGTGTTCCACCGCTGATTCCGACCGGATCCAGGCAACTGTCGCGACTGGAACAGCAGCCAACGAGGGAGGCCCCATCAGCACTGAGACCCGCGTCAACGAGCGCATTCGCGTACCTGAAGTCCGATTGATTGGCCCAGGTGGGGAGCAGGTAGGCATTGTGCGTATCGAAGACGCACTTCGCGTCGCCGCGGACGCCGATCTCGACCTTGTCGAAGTTGCCCCGAACGCCAGACCGCCGGTCTGCAAAATCATGGACTACGGCAAGTACAAGTACGAGGCGGCACAGAAGGCGCGCGAATCCCGCAGGAACCAGCAGCAGACCGTCGTCAAAGAACAAAAACTGCGACCAAAGATCGACGATCATGACTACGAGACCAAGAAGGGGCACGTGGTCCGCTTCTTGGAGGCGGGATCGAAGGTCAAGGTCACCATCATGTTCCGCGGACGTGAGCAGTCGCGGCCCGAGTTGGGCTATCGATTGCTGCAGCGGCTGGGCGCCGACGTCGCCGATTATGGATTCATTGAGACCTCGGCCAAGCAGGACGGACGCAACATGACGATGGTGCTGGCGCCGCACCGCGGCGCGAAGACTCGCGCCAGGGCGCGCCACCCGGGTGAACCGCCAGCCGGGCCGCCACCGAAGCCAGATACCGGTGACACCAAAGCTTCACCGAACTAGCTCGCCAGCGAAAACAGCAGAACCTAGAAATCGAGGAAACATGCCCAAGGCCAAGCCCCACAGTGGGGCCTCGAAGCGGTTCCGGCGCACCGGCACCGGGAAGATCGTCCGGCAGAAAGCCAACCGCCGGCATCTGCTTGAGCACAAGCCGACCACCCGCACCCGGCGCCTGGATGGCCGCACGGTGGTGGCAGCCAACGACATCAAGCGGGTCAAGAAGCTGCTGAACGGCTGACCGTATCGCCAGCCGACCGCGGCACCTGACCAATAACGTCCGAACGAGAGTAGGAATATCCATGGCACGCGTAAAGCGGGCAGTCAACGCCCACAAGAAGCGGCGCACCGTCCTGAAGGCATCGCGAGGCTATCGCGGCCAGCGATCGCGGCTCTACCGCAAAGCCAAAGAGCAGCAGCTGCATTCACTGAACTACGCGTACCGTGACCGCCGAGCGCGTAAGGGCGAGTTCCGCAAGTTGTGGATCGCACGGATCAACGCGGCGGCGCGTGCCAACGACATCACCTACAACCGGCTGATCCAGGGCCTGAAGGCGGCGGGTGTCGAGGTGGACCGCAAAAACCTCGCCGACATTGCGATCAGCGACCCGGCGGCGTTCACCGCGCTGGTCGACGTCGCCCGGGCGGCTCTGCCCGACGACGTCAACGCCCCCTCCGGAGAGGCCGCTTAGCCCGGATCCGGATTTCCGGTGCTCACCGAACGCTCGGCCAGGGTGGCCGCTGCGGTCAAACTGCATCGTCACGTAGGCCGACGCCGCGCGGGGCGATTCCTCGCCGAAGGTCCCAACCTGGTGGCGGCCGCGTCGGCGCGCGGGCTGGTCCGGGAGGTGTTCGTCACCGAAGTTGCCGCGCGGCGGCACGAGTCTTTATTGGCTGCGCAAGAGGCGCCGGTTCATCTGGTGACCGAGCGGGCCGCAACGGCGCTGTCCGATACGGTCACGCCGGCCGGGTTGGTTGCCGTTTGCGACCTGCCGGCGACCCGGCTCGAGGAGGTGCTGACCGGTTCACCGCAGTTAATCGCGGTCGCCGTCGAGATCGGCGAGCCGGGGAATGCGGGCGCGGTAATCCGCATCGCCGATGCAATGGGGGCCGCTGCGGTGATCCTCGCCGGGCACAGCGTCGACCCATACAACGGCAAGTGTCTGCGCGCGTCCACCGGCAGCATCTTCGCGATCCCGGTCGTCGCCGCACCCGAGGCCCCCGCCGCCGTCACCGCTTTGCGAGCGGCCGGACTGCAGGTGCTGGCCACCACCGTGGACGGCGAGATGGCACTGGACGATGCCGATCTCGCGGCGCCGACGGCATGGCTGTTCGGGCCCGAAGCACACGGCTTGTCGGCCGAAATTGCGGACTTGGCAGACCACCGGGTGCACATCCCGATGTCCGGTGGGGCCGAGAGCCTCAACGTCGCGGCCGCCGTGGCGATCTGCCTGTATCAGAGCGCGCGGGCGTTGGGCTAGCGCCGATTACGCAACCTTTCGGTGGCCGCGCGCGGGTCGCAGGCCGGCCAGCGAGAGGGTGGAATGCACCAGCGATCCGGCGCGTTCCATCAGGGCCTTGGCGGGATCGAGCGCGGACCGGGTAATGGGATGGGCACGCGGTGGGAAGTAGTGCATCGGCAGCCCGCGTCGGTCCCGCGGCGGTGCCATGAAGCCGGGTGCTTCGACCAAGGGCGCGTCTCGGCGGGTCCGGCCGTCCGCTCGCCGGTAGGCGGCCAGCGCTCGCGGGTGCAACCGGATTTCGTCGGGCACCGCGAAGAACGCCAGCTCGACCAACTTGCCGAACACGCGCAGCAACACCTCGTCGCCAGGTGTCCAGTGCATTCCCGCCTTCTCCCGGATGGCCGGCTCGAATAGGCCCGCCGCGATCCACCGCTGCCCGGCCACCAGCGGCTTGAACAGCTGGTCCCAGATCGGCGTGGGCACCAGGACGAACTTTGGCTTGGGAATCCGCATCTGGAGCACATCCAGGGTCGCCTGATTGATCTCGAGCTTGTCGCGGCAGACCCGGTCCCAGTACTCCTGAAAGGCTTCCCACGACGCGGGCACCGGTCGCATGCTCATCCCGTACTGCCGATACCACTGCACGTGCTCCTCGAACAGCTGGCGTTTCTCAGCGTCGGTCAACCCCCCGCAGAAGTACTCGGCGACCTTGATGACGAGCATGAAGAACGTCGCGTGCGCCCAATAGAAGGTCTCCGGATTCAGCGCGTGATAGCGCCGCCCCTCGGCGTCGACTCCCTTGATAGTTCGGTGGTAGCCCTTGATCTGCTGGCCGGTCTGGGCCGCTCGATCACCGTCATAGACCACGCCCATGATTGGGTAGACCGACCGGGCTACCCGCTGCAACGGTTCGCGGAGCAGGATCGAATGCTCCTCGACACCGGCACCCAGCTCCGGATACATGTTCTGGATCGCGCCGATCCACACGCCCATCATTCCGGTGCGCAGGTCTCCAAAATACTTCCAGGTCAGCGAATCGGGCCCGAGCGGGTCGGCGGTTGTGCTCGATGCGACGGTCATGACTGCCTCCGTGCGCGCTTAACTGCGCTCACGATAGGCGTTGACAACGTGCGTTGTCTACGATTTGGGCATCTCCGGCCGCATCGTGTTACCGACTGTCTACCGCCGGGTGGCAAACGCGTGATCAGGCCGTTTGTTGCCGCGGTGAACCGGGCGAGGACATTGGACCGCTCTGCAGGCGCGCTCGCGGGCCGGGAATCCGGGGAAAGTTCCTGTGAGAGGTGTTGTCTAGAGCGCCAGAAAGATTTTAACTAGACCAGCATTGCCCAGCAGTACACTGTGTTTTTCGATGACTGTTATTCGCTGACAGTGTTCGATGACCACGTCGTGATTCCTGCGGCCAGTTGCAAGGAGACGGGCTATGTCGTTTCTCAACGTGGCGCCGGACACGGTGACGGCGGCGGCCGGGAATTTGGAAAGCATCGCGTCGGCGCTGGGCGAGGCCGCCGCGGCGGCGGCGCCCCCCACGGTTGGGCTCGCGGCCCCGGCAGCGGATCGGGTGTCGGCGGTCGTCGCGGCGATGCTCGGGACCTATGCCCGGGATTTTCAAGGCATCAGCGCCCAAGTGGCGGCCTTTCATGACCAGTTCGTGGGCGCCTTAAAGGGCGGCGCTGCTGCCTATGCCAGCGCCGAGGCGGCCGCCCAGCAGAGTTTGCTGAATGCGGTGAATGCGCCCGCCCAGGCGTTGTTGGGACACCCGTTGATCGGGCCTGGGACGGCCGACTACGCCGCCGCCGCCGTCACCGGTGGCGTCGCCCCGTTGCTGCTCGGTGGTGGCGGTCAGCTGTTGGGCGTTCCGTTCAGCCATCCGACGAGTGTGGACACCCCGTTCGGTCCAGTGACAATGACGCTCAATGGGTCAGCAGACGTGATCACGGGACAAGTCGTTATCGATTCCGGATCACTCGTCGCGCCCACACCGCTGGTGTACGGCGTCCATGCGATAGGTCCGGCCATCACCACGATGACCGCGCTGCAAAACAGCGGCGCGGCATTTGCCAACGCGGTGCAAACCGGGAATCCGCTGGCGGCAGCCGGCGCAGTTATCCACGCTCCTGGCGATGCGGTGAACGCCTTCCTCTTTGGCCAAACGGCGATATCGCAGTCGCTGGCGGCGCCACAGGGATCGGGCTACACCTCGGCGGGGATCAGCGTTCCGGTTGGCGGGCTGTTGGCTCCAATTCAGCCCGTTTCGGTCACGCTGACGTCGACCGACGGGGCGCCGACCGTCATTCAATTGAGCGGTCCGCAGACCGGCGGCATTGTTACCGCGCTGCTCGCCGACCTGGTCCCCGGCTTCTAGCACGCCACCCTAACCGTGTGATCAGCGTGTTCGTTGCGACTTACGACACATGCAGCCCGATCGTCATTGCCTGGTTCAGCACAGACCACCTACCCTTGCCAGGTGGAGGTCGGGCCTGACGATTCGGAGTCCGGCGCGCCCGCAGAGACGGCGATCGCCATGACCCGGCCAGCCGCTCGGCGACGTTCTGCCGCACAGTGGCTGCGCTCCGCGAACCAAAGTCCCGGCCTGGTTTCGTTCATCCACCGGGCGCGACGTATGTTGCCCGGCGATCCGGAGTTCGGCGATCCGCTGTCGACCGCCGGTGAGGGCGGCCCGCGTGCGGCGGCTCGAGCGGCCGGTCGGCTGCTGGGGGACCGCGATGCGGCGTCGCGCGAGGTCAGTCTGAGTGTGCTGCAAGTGTGGCAGGCCTTGACCGAGGCCGTTTCCCGCCGGCCGGCAAACCCGGAGGTGACGTTGGTGTTCACCGACCTGGTCGGTTTCTCCGCGTGGTCGTTGCAAGCTGGCGACGATGCGACCCTCACGTTGCTGCGGCAGGTGGCCCGAGCTGTCGAGTCCCCCCTGCTGGACGCTGGCGGGCACATCGTCAAACGGCTGGGTGACGGGATCATGGCTGTATTCCGCGATCCGGCGGTGGCGCTGCGCGCCGTACTTGTCGCCCAGGAGGCGGTGAAGTCGGTTGAGGTGGAAGGCTATACACCGCGAATGCGGGTCGGCATCCACACCGGTCGGCCACAGCGGCTGGCCGCGGACTGGCTCGGCGTGGACGTCAACATCGCCGCTCGGGTTATGGAACGCGCCACCAAAGGTGGCATCATGATCTCGGGCCCGACCCTCGACCTGATCCCGCAAAGCGAGTTGGACGCCTTGGGCGTCGTGGCCAGGCGGGCGCGCAAAACCGTGTTTGCCAGCAAATTGACCGGCATTCCCCCCGACTTGATGATCTATCGCATCAAGACTGTTAGAGAGTCGACAGCTACCGATAACTCAGATGAGACAAATCCCAATGCACATTAGAGCAATGCACATTAGAGCGCGATGATCTACGGCATCGCCTTCGGACTGGCCCGGGTCCGGTTCACCGTGGGCTACCTGGCGGCTCTTGCATCGGTCAGCACCACCATCCTGATGCTGGGTCCCCAAGTGCACGCCCGAGTGATTCGGCACGCCAGCACGAACCTGCACAACCTGGCCCATGGACACCTGGGAACGCTATGGAACAGCGCCTTTGTCATCGACGAGGGCCCACTCTACTTCTGGCTACCATGCTTGGCGTGTCTGCTTGTGCTCGCGGAACTGCAGTTGCGCAGCCTGCGGCTAACCGTGGCATTTGTCGTCGGCCATATCGGGGCGACGCTGCTGGTGGCGGCCGTGCTCGCCGGGGCGGTCGAGGTTGGCTTGCTTCCGTTGTCCATCAGTCGGGCCAGTGACGTCGGCATGAGCTACGGTGCCCTCGCGGTGCTCGGGGCGCTGACCGCGGCAATTCCCGGGCGGTGGCGGCCGGCGTGGATCGGATGGTGGTTGGCGCTGGGCGCCGCGACTGCCGCCATCGGCGGCGGCTTCACCGACGCCGGCCACGCGGTTGCATTGTTGCTGGGCATGCTGGTGACTGCCCGATTCGCCCGGCCCACCCGCTGGACACTCGTGCGGTATGCGTTGCTGCTGGTGGCGTCGGGGTTTTGCTTCGCGCTGCTGGCGCATACCGGATGGACCTTGGTGAGCGGGGTGGCTTTCGGAGTACTGGGTGCACTGGCTGCCACCGGGCTCAAGCGTTGGCGCAGCGCGCGCGCCACCCGGCTGCTGCGGGACTCGCTGCCGGTGCCGAGCCGCTGAGTCCCGCCGCGCACCGCGGATGAGGGGGCCCTCAGGTCGGCAACACGCGCGCCGAGTGGGATAGTCCGAATCACCTATGATTTCCACTTGCGCCACGCCGTTTGCGGACAGGTCGTGCGCGTCCATCAGTCCCCGTCCGCTCCGCGACCATGCGAGCGGCCCGAAACACCTCGTCAGCAAGGAGAGTATCGCCGCGTGGGTGATCAACCCGTCGAGTCGATGTTGGCGCCGGAAGTATTGACCAAGGCGGTCAACGCCGCCCAGCAGGCCATCGCTCTGGCGGACAACCTGGACGCGTTGGCGCGAGTCAAGACCGAGCACCTCGGCGACCGCTCGCCACTGGCGCTGGCGCGACAAGCGCTGGCCGCTTTGCCCAAACAAGAGCGCGCCGACGCCGGCAAGCGGGTGAACACCGCCCGCGGTGACGCCCAGCGCAGTTACGACGAACGGCTCGCGACGCTGCGCGCCGAGCGTGACGCGGCCGTGTTGGTCGCCGAGGGCATCGACGTCACGTTGCCCTCGACTCGGCAGCCGACCGGCGCCCGGCACCCGATCACCATGTTGGCCGAGCACGTCGCGGATACCTTCATCGCGATGGGTTGGGAACTGGCCGAGGGACCGGAAGTGGAGACCGAGCAGTTCAACTTCGACGCCCTCAACTTCCCTCCCGACCACCCCGCACGCGGCGAACAAGACACCTTCTACATCGCGCCGGAGGATTCTCGGCAGCTGCTGCGCACCCACACCTCGCCGGTGCAAATCCGCACCTTGCTGCAGCGAGAGCTGCCGGTCTACATCATCTCGATCGGTCGCACGTTTCGCACCGACGAACTCGACGCCACCCACACTCCCGTCTTCCATCAGGTCGAGGGCCTGGCGGTGGACCGCGGTCTGTCGATGGCGCACCTGCGCGGAACGCTGGACGCATTCGCGCGCGCGCAGTTCGGGCCGTTGGCGCGCACGCGGATCCGGCCACACTTCTTCCCCTTCACCGAACCATCCGCCGAGGTCGA
The nucleotide sequence above comes from Mycobacterium decipiens. Encoded proteins:
- the lysX gene encoding bifunctional lysylphosphatidylglycerol synthetase/lysine--tRNA ligase LysX, producing MTLTKPRAARRPNSRYHWVPAAAGWTVGVIASLSLLASVSPLIRWIIKVPREFINDYLFNFPDTSFAWSFVLVLLAAALTARKRIAWLVLLANMGIAAVVNVADIAAGGNTAAEILGENLGFAVHVVATVVLLLGYREFWAKVRKGALFRAAAVWLAGAVVGILASWGLVELFPGSLAPEERLGYVANRVVGFALADPDLFTGRPHVLLNAIFGLFGAFALIAAAVVLFLSQRADNALTGEDESAIRGLLELYGKNDSLGYFATRRDKSVVFAPSGRACITYRVEVGVCLASGDPIGDPRAWPQAVDAWLRLCQTYGWAPGVMGASLQGAQTYREAGLNALELGDEAILRPADFKLSGPEMRAVRQAVTRARRAGLTVRLRRHRDISEDEMTQTCTRADAWRDTETERGFSMALGRLGDPADSDSLLVEAIDPQNQVVAILSLVPWGTTGVSLDLMRRSPQSPNGTIELMVSELALHAESLGISRISLNFAMFRAAFEQGAQLGAGPIARLWRGLLIFFSRWWQLETLYRSNMKYQPEWVPRYACYEDARVIPRVGVASVIAEGFLVLPFSRRDRVHTGHHPAVPERLAATGLLHRDGSAPDVSELRQADLTNGDEAERRLPEQVRVRFNKLKKLRDSGIDAYPVGQPPSHTVAQALDADDQASVSVSGRILRIRNYGGVLFTQLRDWSGEMQVLLDNSRLEQGRTTDFNATIDLGDLVEMTGHMGASKTGTRSLIVSGWRLIGKCLRPLPNKWKGLLDPEARVRTRYVDLAVNVESRALITARSSVLRAIRETLFAKGFIEVETPILQQVHGGATARPFVTHINTYSMDLFLRIAPELYLKRLCVGGVERVFELGRAFRNEGVDFSHNPEFTLLEAYQAHADYLEWIDGCRELIQNAAQAANGAPIAMRPRTDKGSDGTHDRLEPVDISGVWPVQTVHDAISEALGERIDADTGLPTLRKLCDAVHIPYRAQWDAGAVVLELYEHLVECRTEQPTFYIDFPTSVSPLTRPHRSQHGVAERWDLVAWGIELGTAYSELTDPVEQRRRLQEQSLLAAGGDPEAMELDEDFLHAMEYAMPPTGGLGMGIDRVVMLITGRSIRETLPFPLAKPH
- the infC gene encoding translation initiation factor IF-3; the encoded protein is MSTETRVNERIRVPEVRLIGPGGEQVGIVRIEDALRVAADADLDLVEVAPNARPPVCKIMDYGKYKYEAAQKARESRRNQQQTVVKEQKLRPKIDDHDYETKKGHVVRFLEAGSKVKVTIMFRGREQSRPELGYRLLQRLGADVADYGFIETSAKQDGRNMTMVLAPHRGAKTRARARHPGEPPAGPPPKPDTGDTKASPN
- the rpmI gene encoding 50S ribosomal protein L35 gives rise to the protein MPKAKPHSGASKRFRRTGTGKIVRQKANRRHLLEHKPTTRTRRLDGRTVVAANDIKRVKKLLNG
- the rplT gene encoding 50S ribosomal protein L20; the encoded protein is MARVKRAVNAHKKRRTVLKASRGYRGQRSRLYRKAKEQQLHSLNYAYRDRRARKGEFRKLWIARINAAARANDITYNRLIQGLKAAGVEVDRKNLADIAISDPAAFTALVDVARAALPDDVNAPSGEAA
- a CDS encoding TrmH family RNA methyltransferase, which translates into the protein MLTERSARVAAAVKLHRHVGRRRAGRFLAEGPNLVAAASARGLVREVFVTEVAARRHESLLAAQEAPVHLVTERAATALSDTVTPAGLVAVCDLPATRLEEVLTGSPQLIAVAVEIGEPGNAGAVIRIADAMGAAAVILAGHSVDPYNGKCLRASTGSIFAIPVVAAPEAPAAVTALRAAGLQVLATTVDGEMALDDADLAAPTAWLFGPEAHGLSAEIADLADHRVHIPMSGGAESLNVAAAVAICLYQSARALG
- a CDS encoding oxygenase MpaB family protein; protein product: MTVASSTTADPLGPDSLTWKYFGDLRTGMMGVWIGAIQNMYPELGAGVEEHSILLREPLQRVARSVYPIMGVVYDGDRAAQTGQQIKGYHRTIKGVDAEGRRYHALNPETFYWAHATFFMLVIKVAEYFCGGLTDAEKRQLFEEHVQWYRQYGMSMRPVPASWEAFQEYWDRVCRDKLEINQATLDVLQMRIPKPKFVLVPTPIWDQLFKPLVAGQRWIAAGLFEPAIREKAGMHWTPGDEVLLRVFGKLVELAFFAVPDEIRLHPRALAAYRRADGRTRRDAPLVEAPGFMAPPRDRRGLPMHYFPPRAHPITRSALDPAKALMERAGSLVHSTLSLAGLRPARGHRKVA
- a CDS encoding PE family protein, whose protein sequence is MSFLNVAPDTVTAAAGNLESIASALGEAAAAAAPPTVGLAAPAADRVSAVVAAMLGTYARDFQGISAQVAAFHDQFVGALKGGAAAYASAEAAAQQSLLNAVNAPAQALLGHPLIGPGTADYAAAAVTGGVAPLLLGGGGQLLGVPFSHPTSVDTPFGPVTMTLNGSADVITGQVVIDSGSLVAPTPLVYGVHAIGPAITTMTALQNSGAAFANAVQTGNPLAAAGAVIHAPGDAVNAFLFGQTAISQSLAAPQGSGYTSAGISVPVGGLLAPIQPVSVTLTSTDGAPTVIQLSGPQTGGIVTALLADLVPGF
- a CDS encoding adenylate/guanylate cyclase domain-containing protein gives rise to the protein MEVGPDDSESGAPAETAIAMTRPAARRRSAAQWLRSANQSPGLVSFIHRARRMLPGDPEFGDPLSTAGEGGPRAAARAAGRLLGDRDAASREVSLSVLQVWQALTEAVSRRPANPEVTLVFTDLVGFSAWSLQAGDDATLTLLRQVARAVESPLLDAGGHIVKRLGDGIMAVFRDPAVALRAVLVAQEAVKSVEVEGYTPRMRVGIHTGRPQRLAADWLGVDVNIAARVMERATKGGIMISGPTLDLIPQSELDALGVVARRARKTVFASKLTGIPPDLMIYRIKTVRESTATDNSDETNPNAH
- a CDS encoding rhomboid-like protein, with product MIYGIAFGLARVRFTVGYLAALASVSTTILMLGPQVHARVIRHASTNLHNLAHGHLGTLWNSAFVIDEGPLYFWLPCLACLLVLAELQLRSLRLTVAFVVGHIGATLLVAAVLAGAVEVGLLPLSISRASDVGMSYGALAVLGALTAAIPGRWRPAWIGWWLALGAATAAIGGGFTDAGHAVALLLGMLVTARFARPTRWTLVRYALLLVASGFCFALLAHTGWTLVSGVAFGVLGALAATGLKRWRSARATRLLRDSLPVPSR
- the pheS gene encoding phenylalanine--tRNA ligase subunit alpha — protein: MGDQPVESMLAPEVLTKAVNAAQQAIALADNLDALARVKTEHLGDRSPLALARQALAALPKQERADAGKRVNTARGDAQRSYDERLATLRAERDAAVLVAEGIDVTLPSTRQPTGARHPITMLAEHVADTFIAMGWELAEGPEVETEQFNFDALNFPPDHPARGEQDTFYIAPEDSRQLLRTHTSPVQIRTLLQRELPVYIISIGRTFRTDELDATHTPVFHQVEGLAVDRGLSMAHLRGTLDAFARAQFGPLARTRIRPHFFPFTEPSAEVDVWFADKKGGADWVEWGGCGMVHPNVLRATGIDPDVYSGFAFGMGLERTLQFRNGIPDMRDMVEGDVRFSLPFGVGA